One window of Oncorhynchus masou masou isolate Uvic2021 chromosome 33, UVic_Omas_1.1, whole genome shotgun sequence genomic DNA carries:
- the LOC135528569 gene encoding cytochrome c1-like isoform X1 yields the protein MIKVQLLLLLGLVGPFCAVAHSSTLVTPLERVSDIPAATDILEGATDAPTAEPKTATDEVVTKAPATDKPVTTQVDEAAPNVTEAAPTETEATEAAGQEAATTEAPAVATMAPANPEATAAAEAEEEELVVEEEGTGSGQVVGIVIGALVAVIIVIAVVIALVRRMGKYSP from the exons ATGATCAAAGTTCAGCTGCTGCTCTTGCTGGGCCTGGTCGGCCCCTTCTGTGCTGTCGCACACTCAA GCACACTAGTGACCCCATTAGAAAGGGTGTCGGATATCCCTGCTGCCACCGATATCCTCGAAGGCGCCACCGATGCCCCCACGGCTGAACCCAAGACTGCGACCGATGAGGTCGTAACGAAAGCCCCTGCCACCGATAAACCCGTCACTACTCAGGTCGATGAGGCTGCCCCGAATGTGACAGAGGCCGCTCCCACGGAGACCGAGGCCACTGAGGCTGCCGGGCAGGAGGCGGCCACAACGGAGGCCCCTGCTGTTGCCACCATGGCCCCGGCGAATCCCGAAGCCACGGCAGCTGcagaggctgaggaggaggagttggtggtggaggagg AGGGCACTGGCTCTGGACAAGTGGTGGGTATTGTGATTGGCGCATTGGTGGCAGTGATCATTGTCATCGCCGTGGTGATCGCCTTGGTGAGGAGAATGGGCAAATACTC CCCCTGA
- the LOC135528569 gene encoding cytochrome c1-like isoform X2 gives MIKVQLLLLLGLVGPFCAVAHSSTLVTPLERVSDIPAATDILEGATDAPTAEPKTATDEVVTKAPATDKPVTTQVDEAAPNVTEAAPTETEATEAAGQEAATTEAPAVATMAPANPEATAAAEAEEEELVVEEEGTGSGQVVGIVIGALVAVIIVIAVVIALVRRMGKYS, from the exons ATGATCAAAGTTCAGCTGCTGCTCTTGCTGGGCCTGGTCGGCCCCTTCTGTGCTGTCGCACACTCAA GCACACTAGTGACCCCATTAGAAAGGGTGTCGGATATCCCTGCTGCCACCGATATCCTCGAAGGCGCCACCGATGCCCCCACGGCTGAACCCAAGACTGCGACCGATGAGGTCGTAACGAAAGCCCCTGCCACCGATAAACCCGTCACTACTCAGGTCGATGAGGCTGCCCCGAATGTGACAGAGGCCGCTCCCACGGAGACCGAGGCCACTGAGGCTGCCGGGCAGGAGGCGGCCACAACGGAGGCCCCTGCTGTTGCCACCATGGCCCCGGCGAATCCCGAAGCCACGGCAGCTGcagaggctgaggaggaggagttggtggtggaggagg AGGGCACTGGCTCTGGACAAGTGGTGGGTATTGTGATTGGCGCATTGGTGGCAGTGATCATTGTCATCGCCGTGGTGATCGCCTTGGTGAGGAGAATGGGCAAATACTCGTAA